From Calothrix sp. PCC 6303, a single genomic window includes:
- a CDS encoding S-layer homology domain-containing protein, translating into MSDFTLIATIYVNPATGNDANAGSRLAPLKTITQALKITTTPAIIQLSLGTYSKANGDRFPLVIPEGVILLGNEATKGQGILISGGGEYNSSTFGIQNMALMLLDDASLLGVTVTNSTAKGTGVWIESTAPIVCNNTFTGCGREGVFVSGKAKPLISGNLFTKNTASGLVFSRNSKGEVLRNTFQDNPLGLAISDFAAPLVANNKVSGSQNAVASPTVGIALSREASPVLRNNLITNNTQGGLLVNGNANPDLGNSQDPAGNLFQDNGGYDLQNVTSNNLVSAGNQLNPSQVKGKVDFVAITQAAQIKIVNSRFADTIGHWAAAFIEGLVNQGVMGGLPDGSFAPDAPINRAQYAAVITKAFNLTPGARVANFTDVKSDFWAVTPINAAVSNGFISGFPDKTFRPSQNITKIQAIIALVNGLKLNGGSPSLLSVYSDRAQIPSYATNAIATATSSLLIVNYPQTEFLEPLKEITRAEVAVLINQALVLKGKSKPILSPYIVSPNAAEITSFRDLTGHWAEEFIRALVSMNLSSGYADGTYQPDKPMTRAQYAALVAVAFKPVAKRQIPDFRDVPQNFWAYQAIKVAAAGGFVGGFSDRTFKPNQNVQRLQVIVSLVSGLGIAPQANNTPLPYGDKNLIPNSAVTAVATATAQNIIINYPDIKQIQPNREASRGEVAAMVYQALTAINRTAKINSPYIVSNFAFAK; encoded by the coding sequence ATGTCTGACTTTACCCTCATTGCCACAATCTACGTCAATCCGGCGACTGGAAACGATGCGAATGCTGGTTCACGGTTAGCACCACTCAAAACTATCACTCAAGCTTTAAAGATCACAACGACACCTGCAATTATTCAGCTTTCCCTTGGTACTTATAGTAAAGCGAATGGCGATCGCTTCCCTTTAGTCATCCCAGAAGGTGTGATATTGCTGGGAAATGAAGCCACTAAAGGACAAGGTATTTTGATTTCTGGTGGTGGCGAATATAATAGTTCCACCTTTGGGATCCAAAACATGGCACTGATGCTGTTGGATGATGCTAGTTTATTGGGAGTAACTGTGACTAATAGTACTGCTAAGGGAACTGGTGTTTGGATTGAATCAACAGCCCCAATTGTATGTAATAACACCTTTACAGGTTGTGGAAGGGAAGGTGTATTTGTTAGCGGCAAAGCCAAGCCATTAATTTCTGGTAATTTATTTACTAAAAATACCGCTAGCGGATTAGTATTTTCCCGTAATAGCAAAGGTGAGGTACTACGAAATACATTCCAAGATAATCCCCTCGGTTTAGCAATCAGTGACTTTGCTGCTCCCTTAGTGGCGAATAATAAAGTTAGTGGAAGCCAAAATGCGGTGGCTTCGCCCACTGTAGGCATCGCGCTTTCCCGTGAAGCCTCTCCGGTATTACGCAATAATCTAATTACCAACAATACTCAAGGGGGATTATTGGTAAATGGCAATGCTAATCCTGATTTAGGTAATTCCCAAGATCCAGCCGGGAATTTGTTTCAAGATAATGGTGGATATGATTTGCAAAATGTCACATCCAATAATTTGGTTTCAGCGGGAAATCAATTAAATCCCAGTCAGGTAAAAGGAAAAGTCGATTTTGTTGCCATTACCCAAGCAGCCCAAATCAAAATAGTAAATAGCCGCTTTGCTGATACCATTGGGCATTGGGCAGCTGCATTTATTGAAGGTTTAGTTAATCAAGGTGTGATGGGGGGTTTACCAGATGGGAGTTTTGCCCCGGATGCACCCATTAATCGCGCTCAATATGCAGCCGTAATTACTAAAGCCTTTAATTTAACTCCTGGGGCAAGAGTTGCTAATTTTACCGACGTTAAATCGGACTTCTGGGCAGTAACCCCAATTAATGCGGCAGTTAGCAACGGTTTTATCAGTGGTTTTCCTGATAAAACATTTCGTCCCAGTCAAAATATTACTAAAATTCAGGCAATTATTGCCCTCGTTAACGGCTTAAAACTCAATGGTGGTAGTCCAAGCCTATTGTCAGTGTATAGCGATCGCGCTCAGATTCCCAGCTATGCCACCAACGCCATTGCCACTGCCACATCATCACTCCTAATAGTAAATTATCCCCAAACTGAATTCCTAGAACCCCTCAAGGAAATTACCCGGGCAGAGGTTGCTGTACTCATTAACCAAGCTTTAGTTCTCAAAGGTAAATCAAAACCTATTCTCTCCCCCTATATCGTCTCTCCCAACGCCGCCGAAATTACATCTTTCCGCGACTTAACTGGACATTGGGCAGAAGAATTTATCCGGGCATTGGTGAGTATGAACCTTAGCAGCGGTTATGCAGATGGGACATACCAACCTGATAAACCCATGACACGCGCTCAATATGCGGCATTAGTTGCAGTTGCCTTCAAGCCTGTCGCAAAACGTCAAATTCCTGACTTTAGGGACGTTCCCCAGAATTTTTGGGCATACCAAGCAATTAAAGTTGCCGCAGCTGGTGGGTTCGTGGGAGGATTTAGCGATCGCACTTTTAAACCAAACCAGAATGTGCAACGTTTGCAGGTAATTGTTTCCCTTGTCAGTGGCTTAGGAATTGCACCTCAAGCAAATAATACCCCACTACCCTACGGCGACAAAAACCTCATACCCAATTCCGCAGTTACCGCAGTGGCAACCGCTACCGCCCAAAATATCATCATTAATTACCCAGACATCAAGCAAATTCAACCCAACCGCGAAGCAAGTCGCGGCGAAGTCGCTGCCATGGTGTATCAAGCGCTAACAGCAATTAACCGCACAGCAAAAATTAATTCACCGTATATCGTTTCTAATTTTGCCTTTGCCAAGTAG
- the dhaL gene encoding dihydroxyacetone kinase subunit DhaL translates to MTKEQILLWLQRFATKIEQNKEYLMQLDAAIGDADHGINMERGCKKLLSNLPSLGYRDKDIGTILKNVSMILISHVGGASGPLYGTFFLRASAVVEGKFDLTEQDMLEMLQAGFAGLVERGKTQLGDKTMVDTLSPAVIAFQQAVNDGKVMRDAMQLAVVAAEQGMKDTIPMIAKKGRASYLGERSIGNQDPGATSCYIMLKCLCDALQK, encoded by the coding sequence ATGACTAAAGAACAGATTTTGTTGTGGTTGCAAAGATTCGCTACCAAAATTGAACAAAATAAAGAATATTTAATGCAGTTGGACGCGGCAATTGGTGATGCTGACCATGGTATTAATATGGAGCGTGGTTGTAAAAAACTGCTCAGTAATCTGCCAAGTTTAGGCTACAGGGATAAAGATATTGGCACCATCCTCAAAAACGTGAGCATGATTCTGATTTCCCATGTTGGTGGTGCGAGCGGACCCCTTTATGGTACTTTCTTTCTGCGAGCGAGTGCGGTGGTGGAAGGGAAGTTTGATTTAACTGAGCAAGACATGTTGGAAATGCTACAAGCTGGTTTTGCAGGTTTGGTAGAACGGGGTAAAACCCAACTGGGTGATAAAACTATGGTAGATACACTATCACCCGCTGTGATTGCTTTTCAGCAAGCTGTGAATGATGGAAAGGTGATGCGTGATGCAATGCAACTAGCTGTTGTTGCTGCGGAACAAGGAATGAAGGACACCATCCCCATGATTGCTAAAAAAGGACGTGCTAGCTACTTAGGTGAACGTAGCATTGGGAATCAAGATCCCGGCGCGACTTCATGTTATATCATGCTGAAGTGTCTATGTGATGCTTTGCAAAAGTAA
- the dhaK gene encoding dihydroxyacetone kinase subunit DhaK, which yields MKKLINKPEDFVQESLEGMAAAHKDLIKVNFDPTFIYRADAPVPRKVAIISGGGSGHEPMHAGFVGMGMLDAACPGEIFTSPTPDQILAAAKYVNSSKGILLIVKNYSGDVMNFEMATELARAQGVRVLNILIDDDVAVTDGLYTQGRRGVGTTILAEKICGAAAEKGYNLQQIANLCRDVNLNGRSMGMALSSCTVPARGKPTFELGNQDIEMGIGIHGEAGRDRLNMKSADMITEILAKSIIGDSTYTRILREWNEDKGGWMDIELTSPAFKKGDQVLALVNGMGGTPVSELYIIYRKLIQICDRHGLKIIRNLVGSYITSLEMQGCSITLLKLNDEMIGLWDAPVKTATWRWGI from the coding sequence ATGAAAAAGCTGATTAATAAACCTGAAGACTTTGTACAGGAAAGTCTCGAAGGAATGGCAGCAGCACACAAAGATTTAATAAAAGTTAACTTCGATCCAACTTTTATCTATCGTGCAGATGCGCCAGTTCCGAGAAAGGTAGCAATTATTTCTGGTGGCGGAAGTGGTCATGAACCAATGCACGCGGGATTTGTGGGGATGGGAATGCTTGATGCTGCCTGCCCTGGCGAGATTTTTACCTCTCCAACTCCTGACCAAATTTTAGCAGCAGCTAAGTATGTAAATAGTAGCAAAGGCATATTGCTGATTGTGAAAAATTACAGTGGGGATGTGATGAACTTTGAGATGGCAACGGAATTAGCACGCGCTCAAGGTGTGCGCGTGCTGAACATTTTAATAGATGATGATGTAGCGGTGACAGATGGTCTTTATACCCAGGGACGTAGGGGTGTAGGAACAACAATTTTGGCGGAAAAAATCTGTGGGGCGGCTGCGGAAAAGGGGTATAATTTGCAACAGATTGCCAATTTGTGTCGAGATGTCAATTTAAACGGTAGAAGTATGGGAATGGCACTGAGTTCCTGTACGGTTCCAGCGAGGGGAAAACCGACATTTGAATTGGGTAATCAAGATATAGAAATGGGGATTGGTATTCACGGGGAAGCAGGACGCGATCGCCTAAACATGAAATCGGCTGATATGATTACCGAAATCCTCGCAAAATCAATTATTGGAGACTCAACCTATACTCGTATCCTCCGAGAATGGAATGAGGACAAGGGTGGATGGATGGATATAGAATTAACCAGCCCTGCATTTAAAAAAGGCGATCAAGTCTTAGCTTTAGTCAATGGGATGGGTGGAACTCCTGTTTCCGAACTGTATATTATTTATCGCAAACTCATCCAAATTTGCGATAGACACGGATTAAAAATAATTAGAAATCTAGTAGGTTCATATATCACCTCCCTAGAGATGCAAGGTTGCTCAATAACATTGCTAAAACTTAATGATGAGATGATTGGGTTATGGGATGCCCCTGTTAAGACAGCAACCTGGCGTTGGGGAATTTAA
- the def gene encoding peptide deformylase, translated as MSQSRKIIHQGNPILSQKSLPVENIQSPQIQELISELIDTTLAANGVGIAAPQIAESLRLFIVASRPNPRYPDAPLMEPTAMINPHIIEHSQEVVKGWEGCLSVPNIRGLVPRYQWINIEYTDINGEIQQCQITDFIARIFQHEYDHLEGILFVDRIESDDDLFSEAEYQKLIS; from the coding sequence ATGAGTCAATCTAGAAAAATTATTCATCAAGGCAATCCAATTTTAAGCCAAAAGTCGTTACCAGTAGAAAATATTCAATCTCCGCAAATCCAAGAATTAATCAGCGAATTGATTGATACTACTTTAGCTGCAAATGGCGTGGGAATTGCAGCCCCACAAATAGCAGAATCACTACGTTTATTTATTGTTGCTTCCCGTCCAAATCCCAGATATCCAGATGCACCACTGATGGAACCCACAGCAATGATTAACCCCCACATTATTGAGCACTCACAAGAAGTAGTAAAAGGTTGGGAAGGCTGTTTAAGTGTTCCTAATATCCGGGGATTAGTTCCTAGGTATCAATGGATTAATATAGAATACACTGACATCAATGGAGAAATTCAGCAGTGTCAAATTACTGATTTTATCGCTCGAATTTTTCAACATGAATATGACCATTTGGAAGGAATTCTATTTGTTGATCGGATAGAAAGTGATGATGACTTGTTCAGTGAAGCTGAGTATCAAAAGCTGATATCTTAG